A genomic window from Clostridium aceticum includes:
- a CDS encoding Tex family protein: MKLINQLAKEFNIKTSQVEETIKLIDEGNTIPFIARYRKEMTGGLSDEVLRDLHERLVYLRNLESRKEEVIRLIDEQGKLTEELKKEILTAEVLQKIEDLYRPFRPKRRTRATVAKEKGLEPLAEVILTQEISHGTIEDIAQPFINEALEVMSIEDAINGAKDIIAEIISDDAQYREKIREMNLRKAVIHSEAVDKEEKTVYEMYYGFSEGVNKIANHRILALNRGEKEKKLKAKLLSPEEEVMTYLIEEVIANKKGITVPVIKEAIEDAYKRLIAPSMEREIRNILTERAEEEAIKVFGKNTKPLLLIPPVKDMRVLAIDPSYRTGCKIAVLDETGKLLDYTTIYPNAPQNKVEEAKKVLKELIDKYKIDIIPIGNGTASRETEFLVAELIKEIDQKVYYTIVSEAGASVYSASKLATEEYPDIDVSIRGAISIGRRLQDPLAELVKIDPKSIGVGQYQHDLNQSKLGETLKNVVEDCVNSVGVDLNTATPSLLQYVAGISSTVAKNVVQYREENGKFSNRLQLKKVKRLGDKVFQQCAGFLRISHGDNPLDNTAVHPESYETTMKLIKKLGYSKEDIQAGKLRSIEEKISEGNTKLKDLAEELEVGLPTLKDIIQEIKKPGRDPREEMPKPIFRSDVLKMEDLKVDMVMTGTVRNVVDFGAFVDIGVKQDGLVHVSELSNKFVKNPMEIISVGDEVEVKIIGLDVERGKISLSIKQVQNL; encoded by the coding sequence ATGAAGCTAATAAATCAGTTGGCAAAAGAGTTTAATATTAAAACCAGTCAAGTTGAAGAAACTATAAAGTTGATAGATGAAGGCAATACCATACCTTTTATTGCAAGATATAGAAAGGAAATGACGGGAGGGCTAAGTGATGAGGTTCTAAGGGACTTACACGAGCGACTTGTATATTTAAGAAACTTGGAATCAAGAAAAGAAGAAGTAATAAGATTGATTGATGAACAGGGAAAGCTGACAGAAGAATTAAAAAAGGAAATATTGACGGCGGAGGTGCTTCAAAAAATTGAAGACTTGTACAGGCCCTTTAGACCTAAGAGAAGGACCAGGGCTACGGTTGCAAAGGAAAAAGGTTTAGAGCCTCTGGCAGAGGTAATCTTAACACAGGAAATTTCACATGGAACAATTGAAGACATAGCCCAGCCCTTCATTAATGAGGCATTAGAAGTCATGAGTATTGAAGATGCTATAAATGGGGCTAAGGATATTATCGCTGAAATTATATCAGATGATGCCCAATATAGAGAAAAAATAAGAGAGATGAACTTAAGAAAAGCTGTGATTCATAGCGAAGCGGTAGATAAAGAAGAGAAAACAGTTTATGAGATGTACTATGGTTTTAGTGAAGGGGTAAATAAGATAGCCAACCATAGAATCTTAGCTTTGAATAGAGGAGAAAAAGAAAAAAAGTTAAAGGCAAAACTGCTAAGCCCAGAAGAAGAAGTGATGACATACTTAATAGAAGAGGTGATTGCCAACAAGAAAGGTATCACTGTACCAGTAATAAAGGAAGCCATCGAAGATGCATATAAGCGTTTAATAGCTCCCTCTATGGAAAGGGAAATCAGAAACATTCTTACAGAAAGAGCGGAAGAAGAAGCAATAAAGGTTTTCGGAAAAAACACTAAGCCACTGCTTTTAATTCCTCCAGTGAAGGATATGAGGGTTTTAGCCATAGACCCAAGCTATAGGACAGGATGCAAGATTGCTGTACTAGATGAAACAGGAAAGCTATTGGACTATACTACTATTTATCCCAATGCACCTCAAAATAAGGTAGAAGAAGCGAAAAAAGTATTAAAGGAACTTATAGATAAATATAAAATCGATATCATACCAATAGGAAATGGTACTGCCTCTAGGGAAACTGAGTTTCTTGTAGCGGAGCTTATAAAAGAAATTGATCAGAAGGTATATTATACCATTGTAAGTGAAGCAGGTGCATCTGTATATTCAGCTTCTAAGCTGGCGACAGAAGAGTATCCCGACATAGATGTATCTATCCGAGGTGCTATTTCTATAGGACGTAGACTACAGGATCCGCTGGCAGAACTAGTGAAAATTGACCCTAAGAGTATTGGTGTAGGGCAGTATCAGCATGATTTAAATCAAAGTAAGCTGGGAGAAACGTTGAAAAATGTGGTTGAAGATTGTGTAAATAGTGTAGGCGTAGATTTAAATACAGCTACCCCCTCTTTGCTACAATATGTAGCGGGGATTTCCTCTACTGTTGCTAAAAATGTTGTACAGTATAGAGAAGAGAACGGGAAGTTTAGCAATAGACTTCAACTAAAAAAGGTTAAAAGACTAGGAGATAAAGTGTTCCAGCAGTGTGCAGGCTTCTTAAGAATCTCTCATGGAGATAATCCCCTAGATAATACTGCTGTTCATCCTGAATCTTATGAAACCACAATGAAGTTGATAAAAAAGCTAGGGTATAGCAAAGAAGATATACAGGCAGGCAAGCTTAGAAGTATTGAAGAAAAAATATCAGAGGGGAACACTAAATTAAAAGATTTGGCAGAGGAGTTAGAAGTAGGACTACCTACTTTAAAGGATATTATCCAAGAAATAAAAAAGCCCGGTAGAGACCCAAGAGAGGAAATGCCCAAGCCTATCTTTAGGAGTGATGTTCTAAAGATGGAGGATTTAAAGGTAGATATGGTTATGACCGGTACAGTAAGAAATGTTGTTGATTTTGGTGCTTTTGTAGACATCGGGGTAAAGCAGGATGGTCTTGTGCACGTTTCTGAATTAAGCAACAAGTTTGTGAAAAACCCAATGGAGATAATTTCTGTAGGAGATGAGGTAGAGGTAAAAATTATTGGTTTAGATGTAGAACGAGGAAAGATTTCTCTTAGTATAAAGCAGGTGCAAAATCTATAA
- a CDS encoding histidine kinase dimerization/phosphoacceptor domain -containing protein: MSEFIYQIKNLTYHNSDGYIDNINLNLGFKQVHVLIVKNSSEQSVFIHSLKAFEEDIQGKILFKGKRMDGSLLNKSDIVFLHQKPVLVNNLSVAENLSLTNIPKRKIFPLINWKKLKKTAQETLDRLNFELNHNTKVGNLSRENKKIVYIAQVFMKNPQVIIMHEPTEGLSAHNVSKLYRIIQDYKENGGSVIYITKQWEEALKLGDQISVLSKGSISGELSADMAKKDPQTLLNILEDYKYKGSREDKDEGTQSVLDAVFKAAEFLTSEYELKDVLRLLAKEVTKVMNADGCVIDLIDESTSTIIDTLEFKTRKEFQTQLKKEAIIKIAQQGDIYYSNQQDRVFNSLFEKMNDIKTIICIPVLIRSQITGIIQIYYEDFYVYSKEESKYLSAFARHAAIAIESTRLMGRSALLQESHHRIKNNLQSIVGLISLQKRFIDKNPQKSIDDILDNITSRVKSIAAVHDLLSRDKLGRSIINVKKIIEVIVDFINIDTKIAIYLDLDNIFIPYSKASSIALIINELVLNCLKHAFLGRDTGTIHIQCKRFNEDVFLLVKDNGVGLAEKFDLSKLDSLGLSIVHAIVTNEFHGKMDFNNEDGTEVKITLPDQKILLK; encoded by the coding sequence TTGTCTGAATTTATTTATCAAATTAAGAATCTAACATATCATAATTCAGATGGATATATAGATAATATAAACTTAAATTTAGGCTTTAAACAGGTACATGTCTTAATAGTAAAAAACAGCTCTGAACAAAGTGTTTTTATACATTCTTTAAAGGCATTTGAAGAAGATATTCAAGGAAAGATACTGTTTAAAGGCAAAAGAATGGATGGAAGTTTACTTAATAAAAGTGATATAGTATTTTTACATCAAAAACCAGTATTGGTAAACAACCTTTCAGTAGCTGAGAATCTTTCTTTAACCAATATACCCAAAAGAAAAATTTTCCCTTTGATTAACTGGAAAAAGCTTAAGAAAACCGCTCAAGAAACTTTAGATCGGCTGAACTTTGAACTGAACCATAATACAAAGGTGGGTAATTTATCAAGAGAAAATAAAAAAATTGTATATATAGCTCAAGTGTTTATGAAGAATCCACAGGTGATTATTATGCACGAACCTACGGAAGGACTATCAGCACACAATGTTTCTAAGTTATATAGAATCATCCAAGACTATAAAGAAAATGGCGGCAGCGTTATTTACATTACAAAACAGTGGGAAGAGGCTTTGAAGCTTGGGGATCAGATTTCAGTCTTATCAAAGGGAAGCATTAGCGGAGAGCTTTCGGCAGACATGGCAAAAAAAGATCCTCAAACACTGTTGAATATATTAGAGGACTATAAATATAAAGGAAGTCGTGAAGATAAAGACGAAGGTACTCAGAGTGTTTTGGATGCAGTTTTTAAGGCAGCAGAATTTTTAACATCAGAATATGAACTCAAGGATGTTTTACGGCTATTGGCAAAGGAAGTAACCAAAGTCATGAATGCAGATGGATGTGTGATTGATTTAATTGATGAAAGTACTAGTACAATTATAGACACCTTAGAGTTTAAAACCAGAAAAGAATTTCAAACTCAGCTAAAGAAAGAAGCTATCATAAAGATAGCACAGCAAGGTGATATCTATTATTCCAACCAACAGGACAGGGTGTTTAACTCTTTGTTTGAAAAAATGAATGACATCAAGACGATTATTTGTATTCCAGTTTTGATTAGATCTCAAATAACAGGCATCATTCAGATTTATTATGAAGACTTTTATGTTTATTCCAAAGAGGAGTCTAAGTATTTATCAGCTTTTGCAAGACATGCAGCTATAGCTATTGAGAGTACAAGGTTAATGGGACGGTCAGCTTTATTGCAGGAGAGTCACCACCGGATTAAGAACAATCTTCAATCCATTGTAGGTTTAATTTCTTTACAAAAGAGGTTTATTGATAAAAATCCTCAAAAATCTATAGATGACATATTAGACAACATTACTTCACGGGTGAAAAGCATAGCTGCTGTTCATGATCTTTTATCTAGGGATAAATTAGGGAGAAGTATTATTAATGTAAAAAAAATCATTGAAGTTATTGTGGATTTTATTAATATTGATACTAAAATAGCTATTTACTTAGACTTAGATAACATATTTATTCCTTATAGTAAAGCTTCATCTATAGCTTTAATCATCAATGAGTTGGTGTTGAACTGTTTGAAGCATGCTTTTTTAGGAAGGGATACGGGAACAATTCATATTCAATGTAAACGTTTCAATGAAGATGTTTTCTTGTTAGTTAAAGACAATGGTGTAGGTTTGGCAGAAAAATTTGATTTAAGCAAATTAGACAGCTTAGGACTATCTATTGTACATGCCATTGTTACCAATGAATTTCATGGTAAAATGGACTTTAATAATGAAGATGGGACCGAAGTTAAAATTACGCTGCCGGATCAGAAAATTCTTTTAAAGTGA
- a CDS encoding ANTAR domain-containing response regulator, producing MGKPLRILVAEDEYLCLMGLKSNIEELGHQVVAEATDGMKAVELAIEKKPDLVIMDINMPILDGIEAIKKMNEVLFIPSIIVSGYHDENLIKRATKEGVLYYLIKPIDIRDIKVAINITLARFEEFTKLQDELKDTKKALEARKYIERAKGILMDRMDLKEPEAMKRLQKMSRDHNKKLVEVAKEVIEADKLFEFE from the coding sequence ATGGGAAAACCATTGAGAATTTTGGTGGCTGAAGACGAGTATTTATGTCTAATGGGCTTAAAGTCTAACATTGAAGAATTAGGTCATCAAGTAGTAGCAGAAGCTACTGATGGTATGAAGGCTGTGGAGCTAGCTATAGAAAAAAAGCCTGACCTTGTGATCATGGACATTAATATGCCTATCTTAGACGGTATTGAAGCAATTAAGAAGATGAACGAAGTATTATTTATTCCTAGTATCATCGTAAGTGGCTATCATGATGAAAATCTTATTAAAAGAGCTACCAAAGAAGGTGTGCTTTATTATTTGATAAAGCCGATTGATATAAGAGATATCAAAGTAGCAATAAACATCACTTTAGCTAGATTTGAGGAATTTACAAAGCTGCAGGATGAGCTTAAGGATACAAAAAAAGCTTTGGAAGCTCGAAAGTATATTGAGAGGGCGAAGGGGATTTTGATGGATCGTATGGATTTAAAGGAGCCGGAAGCCATGAAAAGATTACAAAAAATGAGTAGAGATCATAATAAAAAGTTAGTAGAAGTAGCTAAAGAAGTTATTGAAGCGGATAAGCTTTTTGAATTTGAGTAG
- a CDS encoding ABC transporter substrate-binding protein: MSKKSIALLLVLLMSIMVFAIGCSGGNVDVDGDAEAGENAGGTGEQLVIGMAFQDMNNPYFITMHEAFEEAAKSIGARAIVTDARHDVGKQTNDIEDMIQQGIDILLLNPADSAGIETAVIAAKNAGIIVVAVDAQANGPIDSFVGSRNYDAGYLAGKKMAEDLGGTGKVAILDGIPVVPILERVAGFKDAVAEYPGIEIVDTQNGRQERSVAMDVTENMLQAHADLDAIFSVNDGGALGTLAAIEASGRDVWIYSVDGHPEVIEAILEDGVFKATTAQFPRDQVRIGLGMALAKLWGAEVVPEVVPIDVELQTIENAGGFSW, translated from the coding sequence ATGAGTAAGAAGTCGATTGCTTTATTATTAGTATTACTTATGTCAATTATGGTATTTGCTATAGGATGTAGCGGGGGAAATGTAGATGTAGATGGGGACGCTGAAGCAGGTGAAAATGCAGGGGGTACAGGTGAGCAGTTAGTAATTGGTATGGCTTTTCAAGATATGAACAATCCATACTTTATAACAATGCATGAGGCATTTGAAGAGGCGGCAAAGTCAATAGGAGCTAGAGCTATTGTTACTGATGCACGTCATGATGTAGGTAAACAAACAAATGACATAGAAGATATGATTCAGCAGGGAATTGATATTCTGTTATTAAACCCAGCTGATAGTGCAGGGATAGAGACAGCAGTTATTGCTGCTAAAAATGCAGGGATTATTGTTGTAGCAGTTGATGCACAAGCCAATGGACCGATTGATTCTTTTGTAGGTTCTAGAAACTATGATGCAGGTTACTTAGCAGGTAAAAAGATGGCAGAAGACTTAGGGGGAACAGGGAAAGTAGCGATTCTTGATGGTATTCCAGTTGTACCTATCTTAGAGAGGGTTGCTGGTTTTAAGGATGCTGTTGCTGAATACCCAGGGATTGAAATTGTAGATACCCAAAATGGTAGACAAGAAAGAAGTGTGGCTATGGATGTTACAGAGAACATGTTGCAGGCACATGCTGACCTAGATGCCATCTTCAGCGTAAATGATGGGGGAGCATTAGGTACTCTTGCAGCTATTGAAGCTTCTGGACGTGATGTATGGATTTATAGTGTAGATGGACATCCAGAAGTAATCGAAGCTATCTTAGAAGACGGTGTTTTCAAAGCTACTACTGCTCAATTCCCACGTGACCAAGTAAGAATTGGACTTGGAATGGCTTTAGCTAAACTATGGGGAGCTGAAGTTGTACCAGAAGTAGTACCTATCGATGTTGAGTTACAAACCATCGAGAATGCTGGAGGATTTAGCTGGTAA
- a CDS encoding sugar ABC transporter ATP-binding protein produces MDKILEIQNITREFPGVRALNGVSFDIRRGEVHALVGENGAGKSTLMKILSGVYRPTTGRILFNGQEVNFTNPKQAQQLGISIIHQEFSLIPYLSAVENIFLGRELKKSGGLLDKKRMKKEASEVLERLNAEIDLDKPVARLSVANQQFIEIAKAIAIDTKILIFDEPTASLTGNEIDKLFELIATLKENGVTMIYISHHLDEIFKIADRMTCLRDGEWVATKDITECTKQDIVKMMVGREIINSFPQKPSWENKEADILLEVKKLKNSIVNDVSFHLKKGEILGIAGLVGAGRTETIRALIGADGVEEKEVYLKGKKVEIKSPAEALDHGIGLIPESRKTQGLVLDMCVKNNITLSILKKIAGNYGFINKKKEQSLVEESIENLLIKTPHMRQKVKNLSGGNQQKVVLAKWLSTECEILIFDEPTRGIDVGAKEEIYKLIRNLADKGISIIMISSELPEVLGMSDRIVVMYKGKVISEIDGTTATSEEVMYYATGGVGNESNQYSKN; encoded by the coding sequence GTGGATAAGATTTTAGAAATTCAAAATATAACTAGAGAATTTCCTGGAGTTCGAGCACTTAATGGTGTAAGTTTTGATATAAGACGGGGGGAAGTGCATGCCTTAGTAGGAGAAAATGGTGCTGGTAAGTCAACTTTAATGAAGATTTTATCAGGTGTTTATAGACCTACTACCGGCAGAATCTTATTCAATGGTCAAGAAGTTAATTTTACAAATCCAAAACAAGCACAACAGCTGGGAATCAGTATTATTCATCAAGAGTTTAGTTTAATTCCCTACCTAAGTGCTGTTGAAAACATTTTTTTAGGTCGAGAACTTAAAAAAAGCGGCGGACTTTTAGATAAAAAAAGAATGAAAAAAGAGGCAAGTGAGGTACTGGAAAGATTAAATGCAGAGATTGATTTAGACAAACCAGTGGCTAGATTGAGTGTTGCTAATCAACAATTTATTGAAATTGCTAAGGCGATTGCCATAGATACAAAGATATTGATTTTTGATGAACCTACAGCCAGTTTAACGGGTAATGAAATAGATAAGTTATTTGAATTAATAGCTACGCTTAAAGAAAATGGTGTGACGATGATTTATATTTCCCATCATCTAGATGAGATTTTTAAAATTGCGGATCGGATGACCTGCTTAAGAGATGGTGAATGGGTTGCAACAAAGGATATAACAGAATGCACAAAGCAAGATATTGTAAAAATGATGGTAGGAAGAGAGATCATTAATAGTTTTCCACAGAAACCCTCATGGGAAAATAAAGAAGCTGATATTTTGCTGGAAGTGAAAAAGCTGAAAAACAGCATCGTTAATGATGTAAGCTTTCACCTAAAAAAGGGAGAAATTTTAGGGATTGCTGGATTGGTGGGGGCAGGAAGAACAGAAACCATAAGAGCATTAATTGGTGCTGATGGTGTAGAAGAAAAGGAAGTTTATTTAAAAGGAAAAAAGGTAGAGATTAAGTCTCCTGCTGAAGCCTTAGATCATGGCATTGGCTTGATTCCAGAGAGTAGAAAGACCCAAGGATTAGTTTTAGATATGTGCGTTAAAAACAATATTACACTGTCCATATTGAAAAAGATTGCAGGCAATTATGGCTTTATTAATAAAAAGAAGGAACAAAGTCTTGTTGAAGAATCCATCGAAAACCTACTGATAAAGACACCTCACATGAGGCAAAAGGTGAAGAATTTAAGTGGAGGTAATCAACAAAAAGTAGTGTTAGCAAAATGGTTAAGTACTGAATGTGAAATACTAATTTTCGACGAACCTACCCGGGGAATTGATGTGGGAGCAAAAGAAGAAATTTATAAATTAATACGCAATCTAGCAGATAAAGGGATTTCAATTATTATGATTTCCTCTGAACTACCAGAGGTGCTTGGAATGAGCGATAGGATTGTTGTTATGTACAAAGGAAAAGTGATATCAGAAATTGACGGAACAACAGCTACTTCAGAAGAAGTGATGTATTATGCAACAGGAGGTGTTGGCAATGAGTCAAATCAATACTCAAAAAACTGA
- a CDS encoding ABC transporter permease subunit has protein sequence MLTLVGFLGLCIFMAIISEQFLTTSNLVNVARQVSINGILAVGMTFVILTGGIDLSVGSVMAFTGTIMAGMMINSGLPPTVAVIIGIALGAFIGYLNGIFVAYAKIPAIIVTLAMMEIPRGLALLYTGGYPLSGLPRSFAFIGRGYILGIPMPVVIMIIVYILAYVILNHLPLGRYIYAIGGNEEAVRLSGVKVKRYKIIAYLISGFTASISGIILTSRLMSGQPMAGVGFELDAIAAVVLGGTDIAGGRGHILGTLLGALLMGVLSNGLNLMGVSPYVQRVFKGLIILVAIYYSTRRKSD, from the coding sequence ATGCTAACTTTGGTGGGGTTCTTAGGTTTATGTATATTTATGGCTATCATCAGTGAGCAATTTTTAACCACATCTAATTTAGTAAACGTAGCAAGACAAGTATCTATTAATGGAATTTTAGCTGTAGGAATGACCTTTGTCATTTTAACTGGCGGCATTGATCTTTCTGTTGGTTCAGTGATGGCCTTTACAGGCACCATTATGGCGGGCATGATGATTAACTCTGGCTTACCTCCTACAGTGGCAGTGATTATTGGTATTGCACTTGGTGCTTTTATTGGGTATCTAAACGGTATTTTTGTAGCCTATGCTAAGATCCCCGCCATCATTGTTACGCTGGCTATGATGGAGATTCCAAGAGGATTGGCTTTATTATATACAGGAGGATATCCCTTGTCTGGTTTACCAAGATCCTTTGCTTTTATAGGAAGAGGATATATTTTAGGTATTCCTATGCCTGTAGTGATTATGATCATTGTTTATATTTTAGCTTATGTGATTCTAAATCATTTACCACTGGGAAGATATATTTATGCTATCGGAGGAAATGAAGAAGCAGTTCGTTTATCAGGTGTTAAGGTAAAGAGATATAAGATTATAGCTTACCTTATAAGCGGATTTACTGCTAGTATTAGTGGTATTATTTTAACCTCTAGGCTTATGTCTGGTCAGCCAATGGCAGGGGTGGGATTTGAATTGGATGCTATCGCAGCGGTTGTACTGGGAGGAACAGATATTGCTGGTGGCCGTGGACATATACTAGGAACTTTATTAGGAGCCCTGTTGATGGGGGTTTTAAGTAATGGTTTAAACCTTATGGGGGTATCTCCTTATGTTCAGAGGGTTTTCAAGGGATTAATTATTCTTGTGGCAATCTATTATAGTACTAGACGAAAGTCAGACTAA
- a CDS encoding alcohol dehydrogenase catalytic domain-containing protein — protein MTNLSGKMKAVVCYGPEDYRVEEVPVPKIGKEEVLIKVEACGVCGSDVKAYYGSDMYWAGEDPWLKAPVIPGHEFYGVVVELGEGAAEKFELKVGDRVTADQINPCGKCRFCQTGKYWMCEVHNIYGFQKDVAEGAMAEYMKFSSTSKIHKITDGVTPEEASLIEPMGCAIHTVQRANIEFEDVVVMAGAGTLGLCMIQLIALKTPKKLIVLDVNEKRLEMAKKFGADICINPKEEDAVKKVKELTDGYGCDVYIEATGSPIGVTQGLEMVRKLGRFIEFSVFGKETTTDWSVIGDRKELDIRGSHLSPYTYPIAIDLFERKLVTAEGIVTHSYKLEDFVEAFQKAQMPDAIKVLLKP, from the coding sequence ATGACAAATTTATCAGGTAAAATGAAGGCTGTTGTATGCTATGGTCCAGAGGACTATCGAGTAGAAGAGGTTCCCGTACCAAAGATCGGGAAGGAAGAAGTGCTAATTAAAGTTGAAGCTTGTGGCGTTTGCGGTAGTGATGTAAAGGCTTACTATGGTTCTGATATGTACTGGGCTGGGGAAGATCCTTGGCTAAAGGCTCCAGTTATACCTGGACATGAATTTTATGGTGTGGTTGTAGAGCTGGGAGAAGGTGCAGCAGAAAAATTTGAGTTAAAAGTGGGTGACAGGGTAACAGCAGATCAAATTAATCCCTGCGGCAAATGTCGTTTTTGTCAAACAGGAAAATATTGGATGTGCGAAGTACATAATATCTATGGTTTCCAAAAAGATGTTGCTGAAGGTGCAATGGCAGAATATATGAAATTCAGTAGCACATCAAAGATTCATAAAATTACTGATGGTGTCACACCAGAGGAAGCCAGCTTAATTGAACCAATGGGCTGTGCAATTCATACAGTACAAAGAGCCAATATTGAGTTTGAAGATGTGGTGGTTATGGCTGGTGCAGGAACTTTAGGCTTATGTATGATACAGTTAATTGCCTTAAAAACTCCGAAAAAGCTGATTGTATTGGATGTAAATGAAAAAAGGTTAGAAATGGCTAAAAAGTTTGGCGCAGATATTTGTATCAATCCTAAGGAAGAAGATGCGGTTAAAAAGGTTAAGGAACTAACTGACGGATATGGATGCGATGTATATATCGAAGCAACTGGTTCTCCTATAGGGGTAACGCAAGGGCTGGAGATGGTGAGAAAACTAGGAAGATTTATAGAGTTTAGTGTATTTGGTAAAGAGACTACCACCGACTGGAGTGTGATTGGGGATAGAAAGGAACTAGATATAAGAGGCTCTCACTTATCTCCATATACCTATCCGATTGCCATAGATTTGTTTGAGCGTAAGCTAGTGACTGCTGAGGGAATTGTTACACATAGTTACAAACTAGAAGATTTTGTAGAAGCTTTCCAAAAGGCTCAAATGCCAGATGCTATAAAGGTTTTATTAAAACCATAA
- a CDS encoding FGGY-family carbohydrate kinase, with amino-acid sequence MAYLIGVDIGTQGTKAVLINPSGKVLAHSYRGYDVETPKPSWAQQWPEPWEEATCATIKEVVEKSKVGAENIKGVAISSLYGGSGIPVDQDMKPLAPCLIWMDRRAEAEVKWVEENIDLDELFQVTGNSVNSYFGFTKILWMKNNLDIWDKIQYFLPPAPYLVYKLTGEVAVDYSSAGNIGGVFNLKERTWSKDMIEKLGIPLEFFPQRLVECTEIVGGITKEAAIKTGLKVDTPVICGGVDAPVATLGAGAFSEGNHVAMTGTSMCWGFITNKPNLSPKLVSMPHTIDSKEIIYTFGGAATAGAVVRWFRDIFGAQEMAAEESLGINAYTLLELKAKDVPAGSEGLLVLPYFMGERSPIWDSNARGTILGLSLFHNKAHLYKAFMEGVAYSLRHNMEMVAETDAVLDRETILVGGGSKSTIWPQIYADVTGRPVRIIKNDVEAPLGDALLAGLATGVIKDPGVITTWLDFEDTIEPNLENTKKYDKYYEQYKQVYLNLKENMMALNQIGKE; translated from the coding sequence ATGGCGTATCTAATCGGAGTAGATATAGGAACTCAAGGTACAAAGGCTGTTTTAATAAATCCATCAGGTAAGGTTTTAGCCCATAGCTACAGAGGTTATGATGTTGAAACGCCAAAGCCTTCATGGGCGCAGCAATGGCCAGAACCATGGGAGGAGGCTACTTGCGCTACCATCAAGGAAGTCGTGGAGAAATCTAAGGTTGGAGCAGAGAATATCAAAGGGGTAGCTATAAGTAGTTTATACGGAGGATCTGGCATCCCTGTGGATCAGGACATGAAACCATTGGCTCCCTGCTTAATCTGGATGGATCGACGGGCAGAAGCGGAAGTAAAGTGGGTAGAAGAGAATATTGATCTTGATGAACTCTTTCAAGTAACTGGAAACTCTGTAAATTCTTACTTCGGCTTTACTAAAATCTTGTGGATGAAGAATAACCTAGATATCTGGGACAAAATACAATACTTCCTGCCTCCAGCACCTTATCTAGTTTATAAGCTCACTGGAGAGGTGGCTGTAGACTATTCTTCAGCAGGAAATATTGGAGGGGTATTCAACCTAAAGGAAAGAACATGGTCTAAGGATATGATAGAAAAACTAGGTATTCCTTTAGAATTTTTTCCTCAACGTCTGGTAGAATGTACCGAAATTGTTGGAGGAATTACAAAGGAGGCGGCTATAAAAACTGGCTTGAAGGTGGACACACCAGTAATCTGTGGTGGTGTGGATGCACCTGTGGCTACTTTAGGTGCAGGTGCCTTCAGTGAAGGAAATCATGTGGCTATGACAGGGACCTCCATGTGCTGGGGCTTTATTACCAATAAGCCGAACCTTTCTCCAAAGCTAGTAAGTATGCCCCATACGATTGATTCAAAGGAGATTATCTATACCTTTGGAGGTGCAGCTACTGCTGGAGCTGTGGTGCGATGGTTTAGAGATATCTTCGGGGCTCAGGAAATGGCGGCAGAGGAGAGTCTAGGTATTAATGCTTATACACTGCTAGAATTAAAGGCCAAGGATGTACCTGCTGGGTCAGAAGGTTTATTAGTACTTCCCTATTTCATGGGGGAACGAAGTCCAATATGGGATAGCAATGCCAGAGGTACGATTCTTGGATTAAGTTTATTTCATAACAAAGCCCATCTATATAAAGCCTTTATGGAGGGTGTGGCTTATTCTTTACGGCATAACATGGAAATGGTAGCCGAAACCGATGCAGTACTAGACCGAGAAACGATTCTTGTTGGAGGAGGTTCAAAATCTACGATTTGGCCGCAAATTTATGCTGATGTTACAGGACGTCCTGTAAGAATCATAAAAAATGATGTAGAGGCTCCCTTAGGAGACGCACTATTAGCAGGATTGGCTACTGGTGTTATTAAGGACCCGGGAGTGATAACTACATGGTTGGATTTTGAAGATACCATTGAACCCAATTTGGAAAACACCAAAAAGTATGATAAGTACTATGAACAATATAAGCAGGTATATCTAAACTTAAAAGAAAATATGATGGCCCTTAATCAAATAGGGAAAGAGTAA